TGAAGAGGCACGCGCCCTCAACGACCGCGTGAACTTTGAGCTGTGGAAGCTCAAGGAATAACTACTTGAAATCGCGGCGCCGGAAGATGATCGACGAAACGAGGATCAAGCCGGCGGTGTAGAGCAGCGCGTAGAGCGTGATCTGCCAGACGTATCCCTCGGGTGGCGCCAGGTTGTAGGGAACGCGATCCTTCAGGTTCAGTTTGCTGAAGTCCGGCAGGATGTAGAAAATCTTCGTCACGACGCGCTCGTAGGCCTTGAGATCCCAGTAGCGCTGATAGTTACGAATCTCCGAGGCCAGGCTCCCCACGATCCAGAATCCCAGCGTAAAGAGCCCGCTCAGATACGGCGTCGAAAACGACGAGAAGAGCATGGCGATGGCGCTCACCATCATCAGCTCCAGATAGATCGCCCACAGCGCCTGCCCGGCAATTCCCGGCACCGTGCCCTCTGCCGCCCAGGTCGCCAGCACCAGGCACATCGCCATGCCGGCCAGCACGATGGCAATGGCCGCCACCTGCCCCAGGTATTTGCCGATCACGAATTCGGTGCGACTCACCGGCTTGGACAGGACGTTGTAGACCGTCTTCTTGTCGAGTTCCTGGTAGAGCAGGTTCACGCC
This genomic interval from Chrysiogenia bacterium contains the following:
- a CDS encoding ABC transporter permease codes for the protein MNRIFWLTYNTMVQIVRQRILYTVLFFAISLIAVGGVLDSAAPGQKGIMVLDIGLGAINLFGVMISIVMGVNLLYQELDKKTVYNVLSKPVSRTEFVIGKYLGQVAAIAIVLAGMAMCLVLATWAAEGTVPGIAGQALWAIYLELMMVSAIAMLFSSFSTPYLSGLFTLGFWIVGSLASEIRNYQRYWDLKAYERVVTKIFYILPDFSKLNLKDRVPYNLAPPEGYVWQITLYALLYTAGLILVSSIIFRRRDFK